From Myxocyprinus asiaticus isolate MX2 ecotype Aquarium Trade chromosome 10, UBuf_Myxa_2, whole genome shotgun sequence, the proteins below share one genomic window:
- the asb11 gene encoding ankyrin repeat and SOCS box protein 11 — MALVHTEVSIWSKLWDHRFHVYGGQVCNTLMAGTWDDRTPLHDAALQGRLLLLRRLLSQGYCVGMATLDGITPLHEACVGGHFTCAKILLEHGADANAVSVDGATPLFSACYNGNPTLVSLILMYSSAHHPAHLLKSPLHEAAKRGHTACVELLLSHGVNVDMEVPSIGTALYCACGAKSTDCVRSLLMSGADVQCGWGLDTPLHAATRVCGAAEVELLLEHGADRTSRNSEGKKPLDLTTDQNFKHLLQTLDPCSLSQMCRWRIRRSLGQKRLSKTRMLCLPHTIHNYLLYH, encoded by the exons ATGGCTTTGGTTCATACTGAGGTGAGCATCTGGAGTAAGCTATGGGATCACAGGTTTCACGTGTACGGAGGACAAGTGTGTAACACACTAATGGCAG GCACTTGGGATGACAGAACACCTCTACATGATGCTGCACTGCAAGGAAGATTGCTGCTACTGAGAAGACTCCTTTCACAG GGGTATTGTGTGGGCATGGCTACACTGGATGGAATCACTCCACTGCATGAAGCATGTGTTGGAGGCCATTTTACCTGTGCTAAAATTCTGCTGGAGCATGGAGCTGAT gCAAATGCTGTCTCTGTTGATGGAGCCACTCCTCTCTTTAGTGCTTGTTATAATGGAAACCCCACCCTCGTCAGCCTCATTTTGATGTACAGCTCTGCCCACCATCCAGCTCATCTGTTAAAGTCACCTCTTCATGAAGCAGCAAAGAGAG GTCACACAGCATGCGTTGAACTGCTGCTGTCTCATGGTGTGAATGTTGACATGGAGGTGCCAAGCATAGGAACAGCGCTGTACTGTGCATGTGGAGCCAAGAGCACAGATTGTGTACGGAGCCTGCTTATGTCAG GTGCTGATGTGCAGTGTGGGTGGGGTCTTGACACACCTTTACATGCTGCAACCAGAGTTTGTGGGGCAGCGGAGGTGGAGCTACTGTTAGAGCATGGGGCTGATAGGACATCAAGGAACTCTGAGGGAAAGAAACCACTGGATTTAACTACAGATCAAAACTTTAAACATCTCCTGCAGACTTTAG ATCCATGCTCGCTGTCTCAGATGTGTAGATGGCGTATTCGCCGTTCCCTGGGCCAAAAAAGACTCAGCAAAACCAGGATGCTTTGCTTACCACATACCATACACAATTATCTTCTCtatcattaa
- the si:dkey-18p12.4 gene encoding SPRY_PRY_C-I_1 domain-containing protein, with the protein MAFAVNTEDQSTRITLSEGSLVEPYRKKTVTSSFPFIKPGLKVEPLQDLVKIIKQIEKVYHQGFKKCVAGDKDNLSLNESKYNIRELAAELDRLVQIKKFSLMSGNMKNKGSQEEQQYYILQWAEELENLQRKQTDTSSQDERPQTFSEKSISDTEMKLKQTKKHLSRLTWKLKDMKQNSVCPKGECRETLRDLHKQWRQGESSILPVMDWMMKTVLQPESSEDFVPREWVKNKQKSKNIVGLRISNAVWHWITKSKAVIILDPNTANPDLLISKNGKSVRAKNYGEHWKDFQRNHTKFDGWTCVQAKVGYNTGSHYWEVDIRKKCEWRLGVVKESAPRNGFVTMNTKTGFWNLRLQLGTLIALTEPVTKLNMPTPHKIGVYLDIEEGQVSFYDAEKRRHIYTFNTEFSGTETIYPMFGTIETDRELVIS; encoded by the exons ATGGCATTTGCAGTAAACACTG AAGACCAAAGCACTAGAATTACCTTAAGTGAAGGCAGTCTCGTGGAGCCATACAGAAAGAAGACTGTCACTAGTTCGTTTCCATTTATAAAACCAGGTCTAAAGGTTGAGCCACTGCAG GACttggttaaaataataaaacaaattgagAAGGTCTATCACCAG ggatttaaaaaatgtgtggCTGGAGATAAAGACAATTTATCTTTGAATGAGTCCAAGTACAACATCAGAGAACTGGCTGCTGAACTGGACAGACTGGTACAG ATCAAGAAGTTCTCCCTGATGTCtggaaatatgaaaaataaaggaTCTCAAGAGGAACAGCAATATTATATTCTGCAATGGGCTGAAGAGCTAGAAAACTTACAGAGAAAACAAACAGATACATCATCACAGGATGAG AGACCACAGACATTTTCTGAGAAGAGCATATCAGATACTGAAATGAAACTAAAACAGACTAAAAAACATTTGTCTCGGTTGACTTGGAAACTTAAAGATATGAAACAG AACTCAGTGTGTCCAAAGGGAGAATGTAGAGAAACACTGAGGGACCTCCACAAACAGTGGAGGCAGGGAGAGTCCAGTATACTTCCAGTAATGGACTGGATGATGAAGACTGTACTACAGCCAGAAAGCTCTGAG GATTTCGTCCCCAGAGAGTGggtgaaaaataaacagaaatctaAAAATATAG TTGGATTACGCATTTCTAACGCAG tttggcATTGGATCACAAAGTCAAAAG CTGTTATAATTTTGGATCCAAACACAGCCAACCCAGATCTCCTCATCTCAAAGAATGGAAAATCTGTGAGAGCAAAAAATTATGGCGAGCATTGGAAAGATTTCCAAAGAAACCATACAAAATTTGATGGTTGGACTTGTGTTCAAGCTAAAGTGGGATATAACACAGGTAGTCATTACTGGGAGGTAGATATAAGGAAGAAATGTGAATGGCGGTTGGGAGTCGTAAAGGAATCAGCCCCTCGCAATGGTTTTGTCACTATGAACACAAAAACAGGGTTCTGGAATCTGCGCCTGCAACTGGGAACTTTGATTGCTCTAACTGAGCCAGTCACTAAACTGAACATGCCAACACCTCATAAAATAGGGGTTTATCTGGACATAGAGGAGGGCCAGGTCTCCTTTTATGATGCAGAGAAAAGGagacatatttacacatttaacacAGAGTTTAGTGGGACTGAAACCATTTATCCAATGTTTGGCACCattgagacagacagagagttgGTGATTTCATAA